The Sinorhizobium fredii genome contains the following window.
CGCCGAGCATCGTCGCACCAATAAAGGCGATCGATCCCCAGACGCGCATCTGCGCATAGTCAAAACCCCAGCGGCGCACGCCCGAAAGCGCGATCGCCTCGACGATCGGGAGGTAAGGCGAATAGGCGGCCGACTGCAGCGCATAGATCACCAGCACCGGCCAGAAGTCCTTGGCGAAGAAGAGGACGAAGGCGAGTGCAAGCGAGAGGCAGGCCGACCAGATCAGCACGATCGTGCGCTCACCGAGCCTGTCCGCCAGCACACCCGCCAATGGCGCCGTGATGACCCGGATGAACATCGGCACGGCGAGGACCACGCCGATCTCGAAATCGCTCATCGACAAGCCGTTGAGCCAGACCGGGAAATACGGCATGGCGAAGCCGTTGACGATCAGCGGCGCGCAGAAGAGCAACCCGATGCGGAGCGCGAAATAACGCGGCGGAGGCCCCAGGACGGGGCGCGCGGATGCGGGAATCATGGGAGGACCTGATGGCTGTGCGCAACCCCTAGCACGAATATCCGCCAGCTCGCTAGCCGCTAGTTTTAGCCACAGGTGGGGCTCAGGCCTGGTACCGAGGACCTCAGGCTGCCCGCGGCGCGGCCAAAGTCACGGGCAAGCCATCGGCCGAGGTTTCCACCGCCACTCCGCCGCGCAGGCTATGCCAGGTGAGCAGTTCCATCGTGCCGTCGAAATGCTCGGCGATCGCCGTGCAGCTTTCGACCCAGTCACCGGTGTTGATGTAGCGGATCTCGTCGATGTCCTCGATCACCGCGTGATGGATATGCCCGCAGATCACGCCCTGGGCGTTATGCCGGCGGGCTTCCTCCGCAACGACCCTCTGAAACTCGCCGATGAAATTCACCGCGTGCTTGACCTGCAGCTTCGCCCAGGACGAAAACGACCAATACGGCATGCCGAGGCGGCGGCGAATGGCGGCAAGGCCGATATTAATAGCGATTGCCGTGTCGTAGGCCCAGTCGCCGAGATAGGCGAGCACACGCGCGTTGCGCACGACGACGTCGAATTCGTCGCCATGCAGCACGAGGTAGTTGCGCCCGTCCGCGCCCTGGTGCATGTGGCGCGCCGCGACCTCGATACCGCCGAAGTGGACGCCCGGAAAATCCCTCATGAACTCATCGTGGTTGCCGGGAATGTAAATAATGCGCGAACCCTTGCGCGCCTTGCGCAGGAGCTTCTGAACGACGTCGTTGCAGGACTGCGGCCAGTACCAGCTCCGCTTCAACCGCCAGCCGTCGACGATGTCGCCGACGAGAATGATAGTCTCGGCCTCATGGTGGCGCAGGAAATCGATCAGGTAGTCCGTCTTCGCCGCCTTCGAGCCCAGATGGACGTCGGAGATGAACAGCGTCCGCAATTTCCGCACCGGATTCTGTTGAGATCCCGATATCGCAACCATGAGATCCTCGCCTTCTCGAGCTATGTCTCGCCTCGTCAAAACCAGACTCGTGTTTCAGGAAGATGACACCGGAATTCGGCGGACCGGATCGGGCTGATGAAAAGCGCTGCCGTGAAACTGTACGCGGGCGGGAATTCGTGCCAAAAGGCCCCGATCCAGAAACGGGGATGTGACGGCATGACCACGGGCGAAAAAGCGAAACCTCAATCGGCTCCGGCGAGCGGAGACATCGACCAGCAGGCACTCTTCTTCCACCGCTACCCCCGTCCGGGCAAGCTAGAGATCCAGCCCACCAAACCGCTCGGCAATCAGCGCGATCTGGCGCTCGCCTATTCGCCCGGCGTCGCAGCCCCCTGCCTTGCCATCAGGGATGACCCGGCGAGCGCCGCCGATTTCACCGCCCGCTCTAACCTCGTCGCCGTGGTCTCCAACGGCACCGCCGTGCTCGGCCTCGGCAATATCGGTCCCCTGGCCTCAAAACCGGTGATGGAAGGCAAGGCCGTCCTCTTCAAGAAATTCGCCGGCATCGATGTCTTCGATATCGAGATCGACGCGCCGACCGTCGAACGCATGGTCGACGTGGTTTCCGCGCTCGAGCCGACCTTCGGCGGCATCAATCTCGAAGACATCAAGGCTCCGGAATGTTTCGAGGTCGAGCGCCGCTTGCGGGAGAAGATGGACATTCCCGTCTTCCATGATGACCAGCACGGAACGGCGATCATTGTCGCCGCCGCCGTCCTGAACGGCCTGGAACTCGCCGGCAAGGACATCGCCAAGGCGAAGATCGTCGCCTCGGGCGCCGGCGCTGCCGCCCTTGCCTGCCTGAACCTTCTCGTCACCCTTGGCGCCAAGCCCGAAAACATCTGGGTCCATGACCTGGAGGGTCTCGTCTATAAGGGCCGCGAGGTTCTGATGGACGAATGGAAGGCCATCTACGCGCAGGACAGCGCCAATCGCGTGCTTGCCGACAGCATCGGCGGCGCCGACGTTTTCCTGGGACTTTCTGCAGCAGGCGTCCTCAAGCCCGAACTGCTCGCCCAGATGGCCGAGAAGCCGCTGATCATGGCGCTCGCCAACCCGACACCGGAAATCATGCCGGAAGTGGCGCGCGCCGCGCGGCCGGACGCGATGATCTGCACCGGACGCTCCGACTTCCCGAACCAGGTCAACAACGTCCTTTGCTTCCCGCATATCTTCCGCGGCGCGCTCGATTGCGGCGCGCGCACCATCAATGAAGAGATGAAGATGGCGGCGGTGCGGGCAATCGCCGGCCTGGCGCGCGAGGAGCCGTCGGATGTTGCGGCCCGTGCCTATTCAGGGGAAACGCCGGTCTTCGGACCCGACTATCTCATCCCCTCGCCCTTCGACCAGCGGTTGATCCTGCGCATCGCTCCGGCGGTGGCCAAGGCTGCAGCCGAGAGCGGCGTCGCTACCCGGCCGATCCAGGATTTCGACGCCTATCTCGACAAGCTCAACCGCTTCGTCTTCCGCTCCGGCTTCATCATGAAGCCGGTCTTCGCAGCCGCCAAGAACGCCCCCAAGAACCGCGTCATCTTCGCCGAAGGAGAAGACGAACGGGTGTTGCGCGCCGCCCAGGTGCTCTTGGAAGAAGGCACGGCCAAGCCGATCCTGATCGGCCGTCCGCAGATCATCGACACCCGCCTCCGCCGCTATGGCCTCAGAATCCGTCCCGATGTCGACTTCGAGGTCGTCAATCCGGAAGGAGATCCGCGCTATCGCGACTACGTCGAAGAATACTTCACCCTTGTCGGCCGTCTCGGCGTCATCCCGGAAGCCGCCCGCACGATCGTCCGCACGAATACGACGGTGATCGGTGCGCTGGCGGTCAAGCGCGGTGAAGCGGACGCATTGATCTGCGGGGTCGAAGGGCGCTACAGCCGACACCTGCGCGACGTTTCACAGATCATCGGCAAGAAGCCGGGCGTACTCGACTTCTCGGCGCTAAGCCTGTTGATTTCCCAGCGCGGTGCGACCTTCTTCACCGACACCTATGTGAGCTTCAGCCCCAGCGCCGAGGAAATCGCCCAGACGACCGTGATGGCCGCCGGCGAAATACGCCGCTTTGGCATCACGCCGCGCGCTGCCCTTGTTTCCCATTCGAATTTCGGATCGCGCGAATCCGAGAGCGCCGCCAAGATGCGCGCCGCGCTCAAGCTCGTCCGCGAGCTGGCGCCCGATCTCGAGGTCGACGGCGAGATGCACGGGGACGCAGCCATCTCCGAAACGCTGCGCGAGCGGGTGATGCCGAACAGCACGCTGAAGGGCGAAGCCAATCTGCTCGTCTTCCCCAATCTCGACGCCGCCAACATCACGCTCGGCGTCGTCAAGACGATGACGGACAGCCTTCATGTCGGGCCGATCCTACTCGGCTCGGCGCTGCCGGCCCACATCCTTTCCCCCTCCGTCACCTCCCGCGGCGTCGTCAACATGGCGGCTCTTGCAGTGGTCGAGGCAAGCCATCCCGCCTGAGGAATGGCTCTCCGGTCTATCGCGCTTTAGGCGATTCCGCGGCAGCTTGCCGCGGAAAAACAACCATGCATTGATCTAGTGAAAAGACTTGCACCGATTACGAAATATAGCACTAGACAAAAACCGGCAGGCTAAACCATGTTTATTCTAGGGGCATGAATCGGTGTTACGGCATGACTAATCAACAGGCTGTCCTCGATCTGCTGGATATCGTGGAATATGGCGGGTGTGCGGAACCGCAGCAATTCTTCGCCTTGATGCGTCGTACCTTCGATATTGCGCATCTTCTCTATCTGGAAGCGGAACCGACGGCCGAGGGTCTCAAGGTCTGCCGCCTGCATCACACCTTCGGCGCCTATGCCGAGGAGCTCTATCTGTCGCGCGGTCTTCACCGGATCGACCCTATCCTTCGGCTTGCTCTCGGAGGCGTAAGGCCTGTGGAATGGGCACCCGCACGCCGCCGCTTTCCCGAATGCGAGCCGCTCTTCGAGGCTGCAGAGGACCTCGGCCTGTCCACGGAAGGGGTCGCCCTGCCGCTGCCTTCGCCGGCCGGCCGCATGGCGCTGCTGGCGATCAGCGCCAACATGTCGCCGACGGAATGGTCCGAATATCGCCGCTGCCATCTGCGTGACTTCCAGCTGGCAGCCAATCTCTTTCATGCCTCGATGCTCGAGCGGACGATGGCAGATACGATCGACGAGCGCGATCCGCGCTTGACCAGCCGCGAAACCGAGGTCCTGACCTGGTCGGCAGCCGGCAAGAGCTATTGGGAAATCGCGACGATCCTCGGCATTTCCGAACGCACGGTCCGCTTCTTCATGAGCAATGCACGCCGCAAGCTCAATGTCGTGTCGAACACGCAAGCGGTTGCGCAGGCAGTCCGCCATGCGTTGATCCCCACCATCTGACGGGGGAATTTACCATCGGAGCTCGCTCCCGGCGCCGGATGCCCCACAAATTTTGTGGGAAAAATCGTTGGATTAAACTGTCACTACCGACAGTTACATGTGTCGCCCGAGCCTGACAGCATCGCTCCATCGCGCAAACACGATGGAGCGAAAGATGATCAGGATAGTGAACGGAAACGCTCGCGGAAAACATCCGCAGGCCATCGACGAGATGTTCCGGCTGCGCAAGCGCGTCTTCCACGACTTTTTGAAATGGGACGTCAGGACCGAGGGCGATTGGGAAATCGACCACTACGACAAGGCCAATCCGCTCTATGTGATGTCCTATTCGCCGGAAACCGGGAAGCTGCGTGGCTCGCTCAGGCTCCTGCCGACGCTGGGGCCGAACATGCTGGATGATACATTCCCGGTGCTGCTCGGCGGCAACCCGGAAATCCGGAGCGCTTCGGTCTGGGAATCGAGCCGCTTCTGCATCGACCCGGATATTTCCCAGGACCGGTCTTCGAATCAGGTAACGATCGCCGCCGCCGAACTGATGTGCGGCGTCGGCGAACTTGGCCTTGCCTCCGGCATCAGCCACATCGTCACCGTCACAGACGTCTTCCTTGAGCGGATGTTCCGCCGCATGGGGTGCCCCGGAGAACGGATTGCCGAGCCGCACAGGATCGGCAATGTCTACGCGGTCGCGGTCGCCTGGGAAGTGTCGAGAAGCCTGCTTCGACAGATGAAGGCCGTTGCCCTCATCGAAGGCACGGTGCTCGAACGGCCCATGTCGCTCGAAACTGCAAGGGCGGCCTAATCATGGCCGGGCCGTTCAGGCGGCCCGGCCCTTCCTGTCTCGGAACACGTATTAACGCAAACGCCGTCTTGTCGTTGCGCCCTCACCCTAACGTCGTATGATGTGACTACAGGCGCCCCTGTCCCGCGATCAGCGGAGCGAAATGCAGGAAAGACGAGTGTCAGTGTCCCGATCCACTGCGTCCTTGAGGATGATGCGCCTTGCGGCCGCTCTGCTGCCCCTCGCCTTGGCTATGCCTGGGCAGGCATCGGCCACCGACGTCTGCGCGCGCCTCAGCGCCCGCCTCGCAGAGCTGCCGGCGGCGTTCACGACAAACGCCAATCTGCGCGATTTCACCGGCGCGGTTTCGCGACAGAACATCGAACTTCGCCGCGCCAGGAACGAAAGGCGGCGCATGGAATGCAGCGACGAGTCCGTCGTCTACATCGAAAGCGAAAATGCGGCTGCCTGTGCCGAGCTTGACGATGCGATTGCGCGCATGGAGGACAATCTCCACACGCTCAAGGCCCAACGCCGGCACCTGATTTCGAAGGGCAATGAGGACATGCGCCGGCGGATCCTCGCCGCCATGGAATTGAACGACTGCTCGGGGGACGCCGCTCCGAACTGGGACGAGACGGTTCCGGATGAATTCGGCACCGAAGAGGCGCGCGCTCATCGCAACATCCTCGAAAGCTTCCCGCCGGACGGCGAGGACTATCCGTTGCTGTTCGATGGTCCGACCGACGATTTCACATTCATGGAGAACGGCGCGGCAGGCGGCTTCAGGACCATGTGCGTGCGGACCTGCGACGGAGCATTTTTCCCGATTTCGTCGAACGCCACGCCGGCCGACTTCGGACGCGACGCCGAGCTTTGCCGGGCACGATGCCCCGGCGCCGATACGGAACTCTATTATCACGTCCTCGCCACCGAGGAGAGCGAGCAGATGGTTTCGGCGTCCACGGGAAGGCCGTACAGGGAACTCGCCAACGCCTTCGCCTATCGTGTGCGCGACGTCGGTTCTCCCGGCATCTGCGGCTGCCAGATTCCGAAGATCACGACGGATCAGAACAAAAGCACCACCTCGGGAACCAAGCTTTCGGTGGTCAGCCCTTCCGTCGTGACGATCGAGGGGCCGTCTGCACCAGCCTTCGGACCA
Protein-coding sequences here:
- a CDS encoding helix-turn-helix transcriptional regulator is translated as MTNQQAVLDLLDIVEYGGCAEPQQFFALMRRTFDIAHLLYLEAEPTAEGLKVCRLHHTFGAYAEELYLSRGLHRIDPILRLALGGVRPVEWAPARRRFPECEPLFEAAEDLGLSTEGVALPLPSPAGRMALLAISANMSPTEWSEYRRCHLRDFQLAANLFHASMLERTMADTIDERDPRLTSRETEVLTWSAAGKSYWEIATILGISERTVRFFMSNARRKLNVVSNTQAVAQAVRHALIPTI
- a CDS encoding DUF2865 domain-containing protein, producing MSVSRSTASLRMMRLAAALLPLALAMPGQASATDVCARLSARLAELPAAFTTNANLRDFTGAVSRQNIELRRARNERRRMECSDESVVYIESENAAACAELDDAIARMEDNLHTLKAQRRHLISKGNEDMRRRILAAMELNDCSGDAAPNWDETVPDEFGTEEARAHRNILESFPPDGEDYPLLFDGPTDDFTFMENGAAGGFRTMCVRTCDGAFFPISSNATPADFGRDAELCRARCPGADTELYYHVLATEESEQMVSASTGRPYRELANAFAYRVRDVGSPGICGCQIPKITTDQNKSTTSGTKLSVVSPSVVTIEGPSAPAFGPAGAKPVEERPYDPKSSKVRVVGPAFLPQEESAIDLKNPRGSRYQPLQNE
- a CDS encoding acyl-homoserine-lactone synthase, translated to MIRIVNGNARGKHPQAIDEMFRLRKRVFHDFLKWDVRTEGDWEIDHYDKANPLYVMSYSPETGKLRGSLRLLPTLGPNMLDDTFPVLLGGNPEIRSASVWESSRFCIDPDISQDRSSNQVTIAAAELMCGVGELGLASGISHIVTVTDVFLERMFRRMGCPGERIAEPHRIGNVYAVAVAWEVSRSLLRQMKAVALIEGTVLERPMSLETARAA
- a CDS encoding UDP-2,3-diacylglucosamine diphosphatase: MVAISGSQQNPVRKLRTLFISDVHLGSKAAKTDYLIDFLRHHEAETIILVGDIVDGWRLKRSWYWPQSCNDVVQKLLRKARKGSRIIYIPGNHDEFMRDFPGVHFGGIEVAARHMHQGADGRNYLVLHGDEFDVVVRNARVLAYLGDWAYDTAIAINIGLAAIRRRLGMPYWSFSSWAKLQVKHAVNFIGEFQRVVAEEARRHNAQGVICGHIHHAVIEDIDEIRYINTGDWVESCTAIAEHFDGTMELLTWHSLRGGVAVETSADGLPVTLAAPRAA
- a CDS encoding NADP-dependent malic enzyme, encoding MTTGEKAKPQSAPASGDIDQQALFFHRYPRPGKLEIQPTKPLGNQRDLALAYSPGVAAPCLAIRDDPASAADFTARSNLVAVVSNGTAVLGLGNIGPLASKPVMEGKAVLFKKFAGIDVFDIEIDAPTVERMVDVVSALEPTFGGINLEDIKAPECFEVERRLREKMDIPVFHDDQHGTAIIVAAAVLNGLELAGKDIAKAKIVASGAGAAALACLNLLVTLGAKPENIWVHDLEGLVYKGREVLMDEWKAIYAQDSANRVLADSIGGADVFLGLSAAGVLKPELLAQMAEKPLIMALANPTPEIMPEVARAARPDAMICTGRSDFPNQVNNVLCFPHIFRGALDCGARTINEEMKMAAVRAIAGLAREEPSDVAARAYSGETPVFGPDYLIPSPFDQRLILRIAPAVAKAAAESGVATRPIQDFDAYLDKLNRFVFRSGFIMKPVFAAAKNAPKNRVIFAEGEDERVLRAAQVLLEEGTAKPILIGRPQIIDTRLRRYGLRIRPDVDFEVVNPEGDPRYRDYVEEYFTLVGRLGVIPEAARTIVRTNTTVIGALAVKRGEADALICGVEGRYSRHLRDVSQIIGKKPGVLDFSALSLLISQRGATFFTDTYVSFSPSAEEIAQTTVMAAGEIRRFGITPRAALVSHSNFGSRESESAAKMRAALKLVRELAPDLEVDGEMHGDAAISETLRERVMPNSTLKGEANLLVFPNLDAANITLGVVKTMTDSLHVGPILLGSALPAHILSPSVTSRGVVNMAALAVVEASHPA